A single region of the Acanthopagrus latus isolate v.2019 chromosome 11, fAcaLat1.1, whole genome shotgun sequence genome encodes:
- the mrpl55 gene encoding 39S ribosomal protein L55, mitochondrial, whose product MSVLKLCSPRTVLSWCICPTLTRTGPPALLGQTSLLHTHSPQLNSNRTSVVRCGRHRYERLYPVVLVRPDGSTVNIRYKEPRRILTMPINLATLSEEERRARQKKKAMKQTQTVTVDHYEDDFKADQYSHFWKKK is encoded by the exons ATGTCTGTATTGAAGCTATGCTCTCCACGGACCGTGCTCTCATG GTGTATTTGCCCCACGCTCACCCGGACAGGTCCCCCGGCCCTGTTGGGACAGACTTCACTGCTCCACACTCACAGTCCTCAGCTCAACTCCAACAGAACGTCAGTAGTGCGATGTGGTCGGCACAGATACGAGCGACTGTACCCCGTGGTGCTGGTGCGGCCCGATGGCTCTACAGTCAACATCAGATATAAAGAACCCAGACGCATCCTCACG atgccTATCAATCTGGCTACTCTGTCTGAAGAAGAACGTCGAGCACGACAAAAGAAGAAAGCGATgaagcagacacaaacagtgacAGTAGACCACTATGAAGACGACTTCAAAGCTGATCAATACAGCCACTTCTGGAAGAAGAAATGA
- the ndufa11 gene encoding NADH dehydrogenase [ubiquinone] 1 alpha subcomplex subunit 11 gives MGYWDLPEGTACVEKTWITTKLATALGLVGSAYQIVVFQPDSALAAVQRATNTTVTMATMGAIFGMATCLSAQAREAPDDPLNYFVGGCASGIFLGARTHSAMTGTSACLGLGTLAFFTKIGKTEGWKLVGPPKL, from the exons ATGGGGTACTGGGACCTACCAGAGGGCACAGCTTGTGTCGAGAAAACATGGATCACTACCAAACTGGCTACGGCCTTGG gcctgGTTGGCTCAGCATACCAAATAGTGGTATTCCAGCCTGACTCTGCATTGGCAGCAGTACAAAGGGCTACAAATACAACCGTAACCATGG CAACCATGGGGGCCATATTTGGCATGGCAACATGTCTCAGTGCTCAGGCTCGAGAGGCCCCAGACGACCCACTGAATTACTTCGTTGGGGGCTGTGCATCAGGCATCTTCCTGGGAGCCAGAA CCCACAGTGCTATGACAGGTACATCAGCGTGTCTGGGTCTGGGTACACTGGCTTTCTTCACAAAAATCGGCAAAACGGAGGGCTGGAAGCTAGTTGGACCACCCAAACtatga